One window from the genome of Asterias amurensis chromosome 12, ASM3211899v1 encodes:
- the LOC139945184 gene encoding uncharacterized protein: MYQEVPQDDRETLFSSTNDTEEEETAGLMNTWQSMFLMAGVCSSAALLITDDFVVSAGIGGILVLCVIVPAVVYTAVLLGRCWNMVRHKWQHERHPYGAIGYEAFGDVGRSVINFMVAVASFFGGVGSLVISAELLFLIDEDNFAGLFCYMPVVFVCFLIPFGLLGTPKDMWQIGALSIISSTMALILLIIGIALADYDEELVPSSRNATDVVSLAPSVAPILSYPLRLVEICGITLFAMDGHISYPTFFQDMLEPHRSTRVAIGAYGYLISSMILIIVASYIFIPSDLITSIASDGNVTTLLPRSPLTVVPLVFLFIHQCTVTLTGNNVLFQYMEERLDIPQAFGWRRVLSRSTILLLELFVGETIPHFGILSTLIGGICSPVLIFLAPCLCYIRLRSINNPEGFSESKNIWLLETAVCWVIIIFTPILMSVIVYVTTYSVLKGKTAFTVPCFVNSTLAHA; encoded by the exons ATGTATCAAGAGGTACCGCAAGATGACCGCGAGACGCTTTTTTCAAGTACAAATGATACGGAGGAAGAG GAGACTGCTGGTCTCATGAACACATGGCAGAGTATGTTTTTGATGGCTGGAGTATGCTCAAGTGCCGCCTTGTTAATTACCGATGATTTCGTCGTCAGTGCAG GAATTGGTGGTATCCTCGTTCTCTGTGTGATCGTCCCCGCAGTAGTTTACACCGCCGTCTTGCTTGGCCGTTGTTGGAACATGGTTCGGCATAAATGGCAACACGAAAGACACCCGTATGGCGCTATAGGCTATGAAGCATTTGGAGATGTTGGAAG aTCTGTCATTAATTTTATGGTTGCAGTCGCAAGTTTCTTTGGTGGCGTTGGGAGTCTTGTAATATCAGCCGAGTTGCTGTTCCTTATTGATGAAGACAACTTTGCTGGATTATTCTGTTATATGCCAGTTGTCTTCGTATGTTTTCTTATTCCGTTTGGATTGCTTGGAACCCCTAAAGATATGTG GCAAATTGGAGCACTCAGTATAATCTCGTCTACGATGGCCCTAATTCTTCTAATTATTGGTATCGCACTCGCTGACTATGACGAGGAGTTGGTACCATCAAGCAGAAACGCCACCGATGTTGTATcactagcgccctctgttgctcCAATACTGAGCTACCCCCTTCGCCTGGTTGAGATTTGTGGAATAACACTCTTCGCCATGGATGGGCATATCTCGTACCCAACCTTCTTTCAGGATATGCTTGAGCCACATAGGAGTACACGTGTAGCAATTGGAGCGTATGGAT ATCTCATTTCTTCGATGATACTAATAATCGTTGCTTCGTACATCTTCATACCAAGCGATCTTATAACGAGTATTGCATCAGATGGTAACGTCACCACACTCCTTCCAAGGTCCCCCCTCACCGTTGTGCCGTTAGTGTTTTTATTCATCCATCAGTGCACGGTCACGTTGACCGgcaacaatgttttgtttcagtATATGGAGGAGCGGCTTGATATCCCACAAG cgTTTGGGTGGAGAAGGGTTCTTTCACGATCCACCATACTCCTTCTGGAGTTATTTGTCGGCGAGACGATCCCGCACTTTGGGATCTTGTCAACTCTAATAGGCGGTATTTGCTCGCCTGTATTAATATTCCTTGCTCCTTGTCTGTGCTACATCCGCCTTCGTAGCATCAACAATCCTGAAGGTTTCTCCGAGTCAAA GAACATATGGCTATTGGAAACAGCCGTCTGCTGGGTCATCATCATCTTTACACCAATTCTGATGAGTGTAATTGTCTACGTCACAACGTATTCCGTGCTCAAGGGGAAGACGGCTTTTACTGTTCCATGTTTTGTTAATTCAACATTGGCGCATGCTTAA